A single window of Sphingobacteriales bacterium DNA harbors:
- a CDS encoding IS982 family transposase: MNDCEIIALSLCAEALSIDSENLFWKKLKVEYSLDFPHLIDRSNYNKRRRRLQNYIHLLNEKMAQPFNEFEDVFIVDSIPIPIVQLAREKHSKICKHDFETAPDKGYSAVSKSYYYGYKLHLSTTLNGTFMSMDITKASVHDVHFLNNLKHSGMNNAILLGDKGYLSTQYQLDLFESCNIQLKTPLRNNQKDYQKYPFILRKCRKRIETLFSQLCDQFMIKRNYAKSFIGLITRIKSKTCALTALQLLNKMNNKPINHLKFALC, from the coding sequence ATGAATGATTGTGAAATCATCGCATTATCACTTTGTGCTGAAGCATTGAGTATTGATTCTGAAAACTTATTTTGGAAGAAATTAAAGGTAGAATATTCATTAGATTTTCCACATTTAATTGACCGTTCTAATTATAATAAACGAAGGCGAAGATTACAGAATTATATTCATCTCTTGAATGAAAAAATGGCACAACCTTTTAATGAATTTGAAGATGTTTTTATTGTAGATTCTATACCTATTCCAATTGTACAATTAGCAAGAGAAAAGCATTCTAAAATATGCAAACATGATTTTGAAACAGCTCCAGATAAAGGTTATTCTGCTGTAAGTAAATCGTATTATTATGGATATAAACTTCACTTGTCTACAACCCTTAATGGAACATTTATGTCAATGGATATTACCAAAGCCAGCGTACATGATGTACATTTTTTAAATAATCTAAAGCATAGTGGAATGAATAATGCTATACTACTTGGTGACAAAGGCTATCTATCTACTCAATACCAATTAGACTTGTTTGAGTCCTGTAATATTCAACTTAAAACTCCTTTGCGTAACAATCAAAAAGACTATCAGAAATATCCATTCATACTTAGAAAATGTAGAAAGAGAATTGAAACATTATTCTCACAACTTTGTGACCAGTTTATGATTAAAAGAAACTATGCTAAATCATTCATTGGATTGATTACAAGAATCAAATCTAAAACCTGTGCATTAACTGCCTTACAACTTTTAAATAAAATGAATAATAAACCAATCAATCATCTTAAATTCGCACTATGTTAA
- a CDS encoding T9SS type A sorting domain-containing protein, protein MKNIILLLLILVFCNLHAEDINIDDTKTNNILPKLFTGAGMADVLSGLNFEVDPDNQEVITNTYFNAEYLATCKALKISDYRFPEGTGGNYFHFYGKGSGLDTTEIYCNETYYGIGGAKISQYRNAYNFEQKLEKNYAHYFADFMQKMATDIPDVGFYYHLNSHTHIYKGHLKNASQAIQYLIQKYFNQNNALLNTKYDALLPTVDTNQIKIAIDALDKLKNDSIIKIIKDSLVRSAGFQYSFQENMNSIRFFKSKNLKIKGIEIGNETEAEYMLFDDDFSHFPYQCNASDTSLENPFSELLFRDYLEGLVKNWILITLYADSIHQNFNIPIGVTVGGVRANVGFNTNNEPYLLAPFGNLEKSAFFWSKFFSRESKIDALIPHIYTPRFIDCDKYTELLNTMSVNEINNSGIKFIDFYIETSLPYFLNAVSKTVGGKPLWITEWNFNFHSFVPNTFLHSYFLIKAIAKQVEFYENNNQYNVKTWLLHYLSSPYFAFALIKSGYDRNANYSIDKMLPYEAYYIWNKTLSDSCKKLNTTLTANTSQKTNNQIFINQQKDKVYIHFTNLSTNDDFYSLKNIQFISNQKKYVVDKVSTHQLVAKTYIASNYVECNALRNQIPNSSYKIVDTTKNFNDTLLMPAYSIGSFCLHLKEDQTTNITNTQKKNELSADVFPIPNKDYININIHSKIKDNIYQIEIADMNGNVVISTTSNENNNKIDVSKFPSGMYIINIVDKKMNHFTTKTVIF, encoded by the coding sequence ATGAAAAATATAATTTTATTACTGTTGATTTTAGTTTTTTGCAACTTGCATGCTGAAGATATTAATATTGATGATACTAAAACAAATAATATTCTTCCTAAGCTTTTTACAGGTGCAGGAATGGCAGATGTGCTTAGTGGATTGAATTTTGAAGTAGATCCAGATAATCAAGAAGTAATTACAAATACATACTTTAATGCAGAATATTTAGCAACATGTAAAGCACTCAAAATTTCAGATTATAGATTTCCAGAAGGAACAGGAGGAAATTATTTTCATTTTTATGGTAAAGGTTCTGGCTTAGACACAACAGAAATATATTGCAATGAAACATATTATGGAATTGGTGGTGCAAAAATCTCACAGTATAGAAATGCATATAATTTTGAACAAAAATTAGAAAAAAACTATGCACATTATTTCGCAGATTTTATGCAAAAAATGGCAACAGATATTCCTGATGTAGGATTTTATTACCACTTAAATTCACATACACATATTTACAAAGGGCACTTAAAAAATGCATCTCAAGCTATTCAATACCTTATTCAAAAATATTTTAATCAAAATAATGCATTACTCAATACAAAATATGATGCACTTTTACCTACAGTAGATACCAATCAAATAAAAATTGCTATAGATGCATTAGATAAATTGAAAAATGATTCAATAATAAAAATTATTAAAGATTCTTTAGTTAGAAGTGCAGGATTTCAATATAGTTTTCAAGAAAATATGAATTCTATCAGATTTTTTAAATCAAAAAATTTAAAAATAAAAGGTATAGAAATAGGCAACGAAACAGAAGCAGAATATATGTTATTCGATGATGATTTTTCGCATTTCCCATATCAATGTAATGCATCAGATACAAGCCTAGAAAATCCATTTAGTGAGTTATTATTTCGTGATTATTTAGAAGGATTAGTCAAAAATTGGATTCTTATTACTTTATATGCAGATTCTATTCATCAAAATTTTAATATTCCAATTGGCGTTACAGTTGGTGGTGTCAGAGCGAATGTAGGTTTCAATACAAACAATGAACCATACTTGCTTGCACCATTTGGAAATTTAGAAAAGAGTGCATTTTTTTGGTCTAAGTTTTTCTCTAGAGAATCTAAAATAGATGCACTCATTCCACATATATACACACCAAGATTTATAGATTGTGACAAATACACAGAGTTGTTAAATACCATGTCTGTAAATGAAATAAATAATTCTGGAATAAAATTTATAGATTTTTATATTGAAACATCATTGCCATATTTTTTAAATGCAGTAAGTAAAACAGTAGGAGGAAAGCCACTTTGGATTACAGAATGGAATTTTAATTTTCATTCTTTTGTACCCAATACATTCTTGCATAGTTATTTTCTTATTAAGGCAATAGCAAAACAAGTAGAATTTTATGAAAACAATAATCAATATAATGTCAAAACATGGTTGTTGCATTATTTATCTTCACCATATTTTGCCTTTGCACTAATAAAATCTGGCTATGACAGAAATGCAAATTATAGTATTGATAAAATGTTGCCTTACGAAGCATACTATATTTGGAACAAAACATTGAGTGACAGTTGTAAAAAATTAAACACAACTTTGACAGCAAATACATCTCAGAAAACGAATAATCAAATTTTTATCAATCAACAAAAAGATAAAGTGTATATACATTTTACAAATTTAAGTACCAATGATGATTTCTATAGCTTAAAAAATATTCAATTTATATCAAACCAAAAAAAATATGTTGTAGATAAAGTTTCAACACATCAATTAGTAGCCAAAACATACATAGCATCAAACTATGTAGAATGTAATGCTTTGAGAAATCAAATTCCAAATTCAAGTTACAAAATTGTAGATACTACAAAAAATTTCAATGATACATTATTGATGCCAGCATATTCAATTGGTTCATTTTGCTTGCATCTAAAAGAAGATCAAACAACGAATATCACAAACACTCAAAAAAAAAACGAACTAAGTGCCGACGTTTTTCCAATTCCAAATAAAGATTATATCAATATCAATATTCATAGCAAAATTAAAGACAATATTTATCAAATTGAAATTGCAGATATGAACGGAAATGTAGTAATTTCAACTACTAGCAACGAAAATAATAATAAAATAGATGTAAGTAAATTTCCTTCTGGAATGTATATTATTAATATCGTAGACAAAAAAATGAACCATTTTACAACGAAAACAGTCATTTTTTAA
- a CDS encoding type II toxin-antitoxin system RelE/ParE family toxin: MYFIEKTIEFDKWFRKLKDLRAKAKILFRLQKLENEEYFGDCKPVGNGISELKINYAKGYRIYFKETDGKIIILLIGGDKSTQQKDIENAKEIWDNIKK, encoded by the coding sequence ATGTACTTTATTGAAAAGACAATAGAATTTGACAAATGGTTTAGGAAATTGAAAGATTTGAGAGCTAAAGCAAAAATATTATTTAGACTTCAAAAATTAGAGAATGAAGAATATTTTGGAGATTGCAAACCTGTTGGAAATGGAATAAGTGAATTGAAAATAAATTATGCAAAGGGTTATAGAATCTATTTCAAAGAAACAGATGGAAAAATTATTATTTTGCTAATTGGCGGAGATAAATCAACCCAGCAAAAAGACATTGAAAATGCAAAAGAGATTTGGGATAATATAAAAAAATAA
- the rsmI gene encoding 16S rRNA (cytidine(1402)-2'-O)-methyltransferase: protein MTANKLYIVPTPIGNLEDITHRALKVLQSVDLILAEDTRNTQFLCKHFSISTPLQSYHKDNEHKVAEYFIQQLQMGKNIALVSDAGTPGISDPGFLLVRACILHHIEVETLPGATAFVPALVNSGFPTDRLVFEGFLPHQKGRQKRLLALIEEPRTIILYESPYRVVKLLKEIIEHMGADRQVSISRELSKKFEETYRGSAQEALEYFTQKEPKGEFVVVIKGKEKRLIE, encoded by the coding sequence ATGACTGCAAACAAACTATACATTGTACCAACACCTATTGGCAACCTAGAAGACATTACACACCGAGCTCTAAAAGTACTACAAAGTGTAGATTTGATTTTGGCCGAAGACACCAGAAATACTCAATTTTTGTGTAAGCATTTTAGCATTAGTACGCCTTTGCAATCTTACCACAAAGACAATGAGCATAAAGTTGCAGAATACTTTATTCAGCAATTGCAAATGGGCAAAAATATTGCCTTAGTATCTGATGCTGGTACACCTGGAATTTCTGATCCTGGTTTCTTGTTGGTAAGAGCTTGTATTCTCCACCATATTGAAGTGGAAACATTGCCTGGTGCAACTGCTTTTGTACCTGCTTTGGTCAACTCTGGATTTCCTACTGATAGACTTGTGTTTGAAGGATTTTTGCCACACCAAAAAGGCAGGCAAAAAAGATTATTGGCATTAATTGAAGAACCGAGAACTATTATTTTGTATGAATCGCCATATAGAGTTGTAAAACTACTTAAGGAAATTATAGAACATATGGGCGCAGATAGGCAAGTTTCGATTTCTAGAGAACTTAGCAAAAAATTTGAAGAAACTTACAGAGGTAGCGCACAAGAAGCATTAGAATATTTTACACAAAAAGAACCAAAAGGTGAGTTTGTCGTTGTTATAAAAGGAAAAGAGAAAAGATTAATCGAATGA
- a CDS encoding putative addiction module antidote protein, with product METSKFDIADYLDSNEMIAEYLNAVLEDGNDAEIVTAIGHIAKAIGMTKIAEDTGLSRPSLYKALSEGAKPQFSTIMKVLKAVGGQIKVNPITA from the coding sequence ATGGAAACATCAAAATTTGATATAGCAGACTATTTGGATAGCAACGAAATGATTGCCGAATATCTAAATGCAGTTTTAGAGGATGGAAATGATGCTGAAATTGTAACTGCAATTGGACATATTGCTAAAGCAATCGGAATGACGAAAATTGCTGAAGATACAGGTTTGAGTAGACCAAGCTTATATAAAGCCTTGTCTGAAGGTGCAAAACCTCAATTTTCAACAATTATGAAAGTTTTAAAAGCTGTTGGCGGGCAAATCAAAGTAAATCCAATAACTGCTTAA
- a CDS encoding pyridoxal phosphate-dependent aminotransferase, with amino-acid sequence MLQTSDTLNRMSESATIKMAQLSRELAAKGVKVISLSLGEPDFNTPQHIKEAAKKAIDSGKYDSYSPIAGYAELRQAICDKLKRDNNLDYKPENIVVSTGAKQSLANVFVSFLNEGDEVIIPAPYWVSYPEQVKMCNATPVYISTNVDADFKITAAQLEAAITPKTKFLVYSSPSNPTGSVYTKEELASFVEVLEKHPQVYVISDEIYEHINYDGKHVSIAEFPSMKDRTIVVNGQAKGYAMTGARIGYIAAPAYIAKACDKLQGQITSGTNSIAQQATIEALLGTQEPTHVMKAAFQKRRDLVLDMLKDIPNLKCNTPTGAFYVFPDMSAYFGKSYEGEVIKNADDLCLYILNVGHVATVSGSGFGAPECVRFSYLASEENLKEAFTRLKNALAKLV; translated from the coding sequence ATGTTACAAACATCAGATACTTTAAATAGAATGTCAGAGTCAGCAACAATAAAAATGGCTCAATTAAGTAGAGAATTAGCTGCAAAAGGTGTAAAAGTAATCTCTTTATCACTTGGCGAACCAGACTTCAACACACCACAACATATAAAAGAAGCTGCAAAAAAAGCAATAGACAGTGGAAAATATGATTCATATTCGCCAATTGCTGGATACGCAGAACTAAGACAAGCAATTTGCGACAAATTAAAAAGAGACAATAATTTAGATTACAAACCTGAGAATATTGTAGTTTCTACAGGCGCAAAACAATCTTTGGCAAATGTTTTTGTTTCGTTTTTAAACGAAGGCGACGAAGTAATTATTCCAGCACCATATTGGGTATCGTATCCAGAGCAAGTAAAAATGTGCAATGCTACGCCAGTGTACATTAGTACTAATGTAGATGCAGATTTTAAAATTACAGCAGCGCAATTAGAAGCAGCTATCACACCAAAAACAAAATTCTTAGTATACTCTTCGCCATCAAATCCAACTGGCTCTGTGTATACAAAAGAAGAATTAGCAAGTTTTGTTGAAGTATTAGAAAAACATCCACAAGTTTATGTAATTTCTGATGAAATATATGAGCATATAAATTATGATGGAAAACATGTATCTATTGCAGAATTTCCATCGATGAAAGATAGAACTATTGTAGTGAACGGACAAGCAAAAGGCTACGCTATGACTGGCGCAAGAATTGGTTATATTGCTGCTCCAGCTTATATTGCAAAAGCATGCGACAAACTACAAGGACAAATTACATCTGGTACTAACTCGATAGCACAACAAGCAACAATAGAAGCATTATTGGGTACACAAGAACCAACACATGTAATGAAAGCTGCGTTCCAAAAACGTAGAGATTTAGTTTTAGATATGCTAAAAGATATTCCAAATCTAAAATGCAATACACCAACTGGTGCATTCTATGTTTTTCCTGATATGAGTGCTTATTTTGGCAAATCTTACGAAGGCGAAGTTATTAAAAATGCTGATGATTTGTGTTTGTATATCTTAAATGTAGGTCATGTTGCAACTGTTTCTGGCTCAGGATTTGGCGCACCAGAATGTGTGCGTTTCTCTTATCTTGCTTCAGAAGAAAACTTAAAAGAAGCATTTACTAGACTAAAAAATGCATTAGCAAAGTTAGTTTAA
- a CDS encoding C40 family peptidase translates to MSKLALVVLLVSNFQTVKAENNFFDIFKKVCSENKVDFDGLSIFFTESGINLNKAVDPQLYVNIFKWMFTPYKYGGKTEKGIDCSNYVFKLNSECQSDYSTSYQLAQITTYVDPSELQEGDLVFFNVNGGGISHVGIYLQDGKFTHSSSSKGVSIANLSDPYWAKRFCKAGRIASTFKVNN, encoded by the coding sequence ATGAGCAAATTAGCATTAGTAGTTTTATTAGTGTCTAATTTTCAAACAGTAAAAGCAGAAAATAATTTTTTTGATATTTTTAAAAAAGTTTGTTCAGAAAACAAAGTTGATTTTGATGGATTAAGCATCTTTTTTACAGAATCTGGTATAAATCTAAACAAAGCAGTAGATCCACAATTATATGTAAATATTTTTAAATGGATGTTCACACCATACAAATATGGTGGCAAAACAGAAAAAGGCATAGATTGTTCAAATTATGTTTTTAAATTAAATTCAGAGTGCCAAAGTGATTATTCTACATCATATCAATTAGCACAAATTACAACATATGTAGATCCTTCAGAATTACAAGAAGGAGATTTGGTTTTCTTTAATGTAAATGGTGGTGGCATTTCACATGTTGGCATTTATCTGCAAGATGGTAAATTTACACATTCATCATCATCAAAAGGTGTGTCAATTGCGAATCTAAGCGATCCATATTGGGCAAAAAGATTTTGCAAAGCAGGAAGAATAGCATCTACATTCAAAGTAAATAATTAA
- a CDS encoding TonB-dependent receptor produces the protein MIKNVLSVFLFLVSVSIIFAENFSISGKIVDAKDNSSLIGANIAVFRAKDTIEINGSTTDVDGNFIIENMEQGTYRLNISYIGYATVDKIVELKDNMNLNTIKLNEDSKVLKEVVIQEKQIRVQQLGDTTQFNAGAFKVNTDATTEDLLTKMPGVTSENGTVKVNGEEVKKVLIDGKEFFGNDPRTAIQNLPADIVDKVQVFDKLSDQSAFTGFDDGNGQKTINIITKNGLGNSKFGKVYAGYGGPDNRFNAGANFSTFKGDRRFSILAMSNNINQQNFNIQDLVGATSSGSNSSGSSMRGGSPGRNNSLGNFLVGQQNGIATTTALGINYSDKIGKQNKVSFSGSYFFNGTKNVNTSSTLRNYILSSEDSSLVYDETKDVTSKNFNNRVNLRIEYVIDSLNTLTFTPSFSTQNYSSNSILDATNTRNNESVESATQNNLSSKQFGINFSNDILYQHKFAKKGRTISANLNTSASTKNVDGSLFTLNNYLSDTIVTIDSINQKSNLKTKSYTVGGNVVYTEPIKKYGQISVNYAPSFTKTTSLKNTDNYDALTDEYTIRDTALSNQFNNTYLTNKVGIAYRYNNQKLSWSVGLVGQDALLHSEQLAPNEISVNKNFLSLLPNAEMNYKFSKTENLRFFYRTSNNPPSITQLQNVIDNSNSLILTSGNPDLKQNFSQSIGLRYGRTNTTKATSLFVFANAQNTMNYIANSTTVFARDTVINGISASAGTQYIQPTNLNGYWNARTFVTYGFPVSKLKSNMNINGGFVYTKTPTLINQASNNANSYAFNAGVVLSSNISTKIDFTVSYNASYNLVRNSLQQQNNSNYFNHTAMARVNYQFWKGFVFSSQVSNTLNAGGSSAYNTNYWLLNASLAYKFLKNESLEVKFSANDILNQNRNITRNIAETYTEDVSTTALRRYFMGTITYTFKKIETNGTEDKPKDFLMMPPPPSGNAPMMPPPGN, from the coding sequence ATGATAAAAAATGTACTTTCAGTTTTTCTTTTTTTAGTTTCTGTTTCTATAATTTTTGCTGAAAATTTCAGCATTTCTGGAAAAATTGTTGATGCCAAAGATAACTCATCACTTATTGGAGCCAATATTGCTGTGTTTCGTGCCAAAGATACCATAGAAATAAATGGTAGTACAACTGATGTAGATGGGAATTTTATTATAGAAAATATGGAGCAAGGTACATATAGACTCAATATTAGCTATATAGGTTACGCAACAGTAGACAAGATTGTAGAGCTAAAGGATAATATGAATTTAAATACCATAAAACTGAATGAAGATAGTAAGGTGCTGAAAGAAGTGGTAATTCAAGAAAAACAAATTAGAGTTCAACAATTAGGCGATACTACACAATTTAATGCAGGCGCTTTTAAAGTAAATACAGATGCTACTACAGAAGATTTATTGACAAAGATGCCTGGTGTTACCTCAGAAAATGGAACAGTAAAGGTAAATGGCGAAGAAGTAAAAAAAGTATTGATTGATGGTAAAGAGTTTTTTGGCAACGACCCAAGAACTGCCATTCAAAATTTGCCAGCAGATATTGTAGATAAAGTTCAGGTTTTTGATAAGCTGAGCGATCAATCAGCATTTACTGGCTTTGATGATGGAAATGGACAAAAGACCATCAATATTATTACAAAAAATGGATTGGGTAATTCTAAATTTGGAAAAGTATATGCTGGCTATGGTGGACCAGATAATAGATTTAATGCTGGTGCAAATTTCAGTACATTTAAAGGCGATAGACGTTTTTCTATTTTGGCAATGAGCAATAATATTAACCAACAAAATTTTAATATACAAGATTTAGTTGGTGCTACAAGTTCTGGAAGCAATAGTAGTGGAAGTAGCATGCGAGGTGGCAGTCCAGGTAGAAATAATAGTTTGGGTAATTTCTTGGTAGGTCAGCAAAATGGAATTGCAACCACAACTGCATTAGGCATAAATTATTCTGATAAAATTGGAAAACAGAACAAAGTATCATTTTCTGGTTCTTATTTTTTTAATGGTACAAAAAATGTGAACACAAGTTCTACCTTAAGAAATTATATTTTAAGTAGCGAAGATAGTAGTTTGGTATATGATGAAACCAAAGATGTAACAAGCAAAAACTTTAATAATAGAGTAAACCTAAGAATAGAATATGTGATTGATTCTTTAAATACGTTGACTTTTACACCAAGTTTTAGTACGCAAAATTATAGTTCTAATTCAATACTAGATGCAACAAATACAAGAAATAATGAAAGTGTAGAAAGTGCAACACAAAATAATTTATCATCAAAGCAATTTGGAATTAATTTCTCGAACGATATATTGTATCAACATAAATTTGCAAAAAAAGGAAGAACAATTTCTGCGAATTTGAATACATCAGCAAGTACAAAAAATGTGGATGGAAGTTTATTTACTTTAAACAATTATCTGTCAGATACAATAGTTACTATTGATTCTATCAATCAAAAATCTAATTTAAAAACAAAGAGTTATACTGTAGGTGGTAATGTTGTCTATACAGAACCAATAAAAAAATATGGACAAATTTCAGTTAATTATGCTCCAAGTTTTACCAAAACAACATCACTCAAAAATACAGATAACTATGATGCTTTAACAGATGAATACACAATAAGAGACACAGCATTGAGCAATCAATTCAATAATACATATTTGACAAATAAAGTAGGAATTGCCTATCGGTACAACAATCAAAAATTAAGTTGGAGTGTTGGTTTGGTTGGTCAAGATGCCTTGTTGCACAGCGAGCAGTTGGCGCCAAACGAAATTTCTGTCAATAAGAATTTTCTTTCTTTATTGCCTAATGCAGAGATGAATTATAAATTTTCTAAAACAGAGAATTTAAGATTTTTCTATAGAACAAGTAATAATCCACCAAGCATTACACAACTACAAAATGTAATAGACAATAGCAATTCATTGATATTAACTTCAGGAAATCCTGATTTAAAACAAAATTTTTCACAATCAATTGGATTGCGATATGGCAGAACAAATACAACTAAAGCAACAAGTTTATTTGTATTTGCAAATGCACAAAACACGATGAACTATATAGCAAATTCTACAACAGTATTTGCAAGAGATACTGTAATTAATGGTATTAGCGCAAGTGCAGGAACACAATATATACAACCAACTAACTTGAATGGTTATTGGAATGCGCGTACGTTTGTTACTTATGGTTTTCCTGTAAGTAAATTAAAAAGTAATATGAATATTAATGGTGGATTTGTGTATACTAAAACTCCAACATTAATTAACCAAGCAAGCAATAATGCTAACTCATACGCTTTCAATGCTGGTGTAGTTTTGAGTAGTAATATTAGCACAAAAATAGATTTTACAGTTTCTTACAACGCAAGTTATAACTTAGTAAGAAACTCGTTGCAACAACAAAATAATAGCAACTATTTTAATCATACAGCAATGGCGCGTGTAAATTATCAATTCTGGAAAGGATTTGTATTTAGCTCACAAGTGAGTAATACTTTAAATGCTGGTGGTTCTAGTGCTTACAATACAAACTATTGGTTGCTTAATGCATCATTAGCATATAAATTCTTGAAGAATGAAAGCTTAGAAGTGAAATTTAGTGCAAATGATATCTTAAATCAAAATAGAAATATTACAAGAAACATTGCAGAAACATATACTGAAGACGTAAGTACTACAGCACTTCGTAGATATTTTATGGGCACCATAACCTATACTTTTAAAAAGATAGAAACAAATGGAACTGAAGATAAACCCAAAGACTTTTTAATGATGCCACCACCACCAAGTGGAAATGCACCAATGATGCCACCACCAGGAAATTAA
- a CDS encoding nucleoside-diphosphate kinase: MATNRTFTMIKPDAVEANNIGSILAMMTENGFKIVAMKYTKLSSEQAGQFYEVHKERPFYGELVEFMSRGPIVAAILEKENAVESFRKLIGATNPEQAEEGTIRKRFAKSIGENAVHGSDSDENAAIEGNFFFSSLERF; encoded by the coding sequence ATGGCAACAAACAGAACATTTACCATGATAAAACCAGATGCTGTTGAAGCAAACAACATTGGTTCTATTTTAGCAATGATGACCGAAAACGGATTTAAAATTGTAGCAATGAAGTACACAAAATTATCTTCAGAGCAAGCAGGACAATTTTATGAAGTACACAAAGAGCGTCCTTTCTATGGCGAATTAGTAGAGTTTATGAGTAGAGGACCAATTGTAGCTGCAATTTTAGAAAAAGAAAATGCAGTAGAAAGTTTTAGAAAACTAATTGGTGCTACAAATCCTGAGCAAGCAGAAGAAGGTACTATTAGAAAAAGATTTGCAAAATCTATTGGTGAGAATGCTGTTCATGGTTCTGACTCTGATGAGAATGCAGCGATTGAAGGTAACTTCTTTTTCTCTTCGTTAGAAAGATTCTAA
- a CDS encoding sterol desaturase family protein: protein MDIHNIKIIIAIPVFLILILLEYLAMRKKNPNYYRLNDAITNLNIGAGHVLSKIFIGALLLGVYNLVYSIRIINIPDGIFSYIFCIFAYDFFFYWAHRLGHEVNFFWGAHGVHHQSEDYNLSVALRQSWLHAAVAFFIFLPIHYKTTQQLESILGKYRILYRHVPII, encoded by the coding sequence ATGGACATACATAATATTAAAATAATCATTGCAATTCCAGTTTTTCTAATACTAATTTTGCTAGAATACTTGGCCATGCGAAAAAAGAATCCAAATTATTATAGATTAAATGATGCAATTACAAACCTAAATATTGGTGCAGGACATGTATTGTCAAAAATATTTATTGGTGCATTGTTGCTTGGCGTGTACAATTTGGTGTACAGTATTAGAATCATCAATATTCCTGATGGTATTTTCTCATATATATTCTGCATTTTTGCATACGATTTCTTTTTCTATTGGGCACATAGACTCGGACATGAAGTAAATTTCTTTTGGGGCGCACATGGCGTACATCATCAAAGCGAAGACTATAATTTGAGTGTTGCATTACGTCAATCATGGCTACATGCAGCTGTTGCATTTTTCATTTTCTTACCAATTCATTACAAAACCACTCAACAGTTGGAATCCATTTTGGGCAAATATCGAATACTATATAGGCATGTTCCAATTATCTAA
- a CDS encoding YqgE/AlgH family protein, which produces MDADFNNIKKGTLLLAEPFMQDEHFKRSVVLICEHNTEGTIGLILNKPTIFKVNQMVGNFPHINAFIHSGGPVENDRLNYIHVYHDIIPNAFQIEDNIYWNGDFDVLKEQIKLKHIMPQNIMFFSGYAAWDFEQLKAEVEEQSWIICNIDYPIFKTSEYMWKDILQKMGGKYKLIAEYPENPNLN; this is translated from the coding sequence ATGGATGCTGATTTTAATAATATCAAGAAAGGAACTCTATTGCTTGCCGAACCATTTATGCAAGACGAACATTTTAAACGTTCAGTAGTCTTAATTTGTGAGCACAATACAGAAGGAACAATTGGACTGATTCTCAATAAACCAACAATCTTTAAAGTGAATCAGATGGTTGGCAACTTTCCGCATATCAATGCATTTATTCATAGTGGTGGTCCAGTCGAAAATGACAGACTAAATTATATTCATGTATACCACGATATTATACCTAATGCATTTCAAATTGAAGATAATATATATTGGAATGGAGATTTTGATGTGTTGAAAGAACAAATAAAACTAAAGCACATCATGCCACAAAATATTATGTTCTTTTCAGGTTATGCAGCTTGGGATTTTGAGCAACTCAAAGCCGAAGTAGAAGAACAAAGTTGGATAATATGCAATATAGATTATCCAATATTTAAAACAAGCGAATACATGTGGAAAGATATTCTACAAAAAATGGGTGGAAAATATAAACTTATAGCTGAGTATCCAGAAAACCCAAACCTAAACTAA